CCAGTAGATGGATATTATAAGTTGGATGTGTACGTATACTATGCTCTCACCCTGATTCTCCCACTGGCTACTGGTTGGAGCAAAAGAATTTCTCAAAAAATAGATAGTTCAGGTATATAAATATTCTCGTACTGGCGTAAAATTACGGTTCTAACACCATTCACGATGCGGAGCAATGAAATGTGAGGCTTACTGAAGCCTCTTTTTTGTGCCACAAGGAGTAGGTTAGAACCTGGTATACTTTCGATATGAAACTAAAGTCATTTTTTCAAGTATAGCCACCTTTTTTATAGGAGGAGTTATTTTTCTTTGGAAAGAAAAACAATTGACTCTGGATCATCCTCAAGCAAGCGATAGTCGAGCAGAGACTTGTTTGGTGGAAACGATTAGAGAAAGGCCTGATATTGGATACGATGCCTGGAAGGAAAGTCATCCAGAGAGAATGCAATTGGCTGGTTATTATTCAAGAGATTCAGAGGGAGTTTATTGGTATCATACGAAGATTATTGGTGCAGATCCAGGGACCTTTGACGTTTACAGTGATCGCTATGCTCACGATATGTCAAACGTCTACTACGCGGGGAATAGTGATTTATATACCATTATTGGAGCGGATACTGAGAGTTTCCAAGCAAAATGCTTTTAAAAGTCTCAATTACCACCCACAAATTGATAAGTAATTCAATATGAACCAAGAAATCACATTTATTACAGGTAACGAAAAGAAGGCAGAATATCTTGCCAAGTATCTTGGCTTTCCGGTAAAGCGCGCGAAGCTTCATCTTGAAGAAATTCAATCTTTAGACTTGAGAGAGATTGTAGAACATAAAGTTCGGCAGGCATTCGAAAAAGTCAAAAGTCCAGTGATAGTGGAGGACGTTTCGCTCGAATTTGAAGCTCTGGGAAAGTTACCTGGCCCATTTATACGCTTTTTCGTTGAAGAAGTTCCTTTTGAAACGATTTGCTCGATGATTGATGGTAAGTCTCGAAAAGCTACCGCCCGCTGTGTTTTTGGATATTACAATGGCAAAACTCTCAAGCTCCTGGAAGGAAAACTAGACGGTGAAATAGCTAAGGCTCCTGCAGGTGAAAATGGCTATGGCTGGGACAAGATTTTCATTCCAGAAGGGTACTCTGTTACCAGAGCAGAGCTGGATGAAGCAGATGATGAAAAAACATACTTACAGATAAAGCCATTTGCTGAGTTGAAGAAGTTTCTTCAGGAGGTCAGTAATTCGAAGTGAAATAGTTAACATATGCCTAAATCTATTGAAATATCCCATCTTTCGAAAAAATTTACTTTTCCTGTCAAAAGCAGTGCTTCAGGTTGGGTAAAGAACTTATTTAATCCAGAGGTAAAGGAAATTGCTGCAGTAAATGACGTTTCCTTTTCGGTAGCCGAAGGTGAGAGAATTGCCTTTATTGGCCCAAATGGCGCAGGGAAATCTACCACGATCAAGATGCTCACGGGGATACTATTTCCCACGTCGGGCAGTATAAGTGTGCTCGGACTTGATCCGACCAAAGACAGGAAGAAACTCGCCTACCAAATCGGAACCGTTTTTGGCCAGCGTTCACAGTTACTCCCTAATCTTCCTGTAACAGATTCTCTAGAGTTTTTTGGCGTTATGTATGATATGTCGGATGGGGAGATCAAGGAGCGGATTGCTCAATTAACAGAGCTTTTCGAGCTTAATGATTTTATTGATCAGCCAGTTCGTAAACTTTCCCTTGGACAGAGAATGAGAGCTGAAGTTGCTACCTCTCTTATCCATAAGCCAAAAGTTATTTTCTTAGATGAACCCACTATTGGTCTTGATGTAGTAGCTAAAAAGTCTCTGAGGGACTTATTGTTGCGAATCAACGAAGAGGAAGGAACTACAATATTCTTAACTTCTCACGATGTGGGAGACATACAGTCTCTATGCAATAGAACAATCATTATAAATCACGGGAGCGTCATCAAAGATTTGCCTACAGAAGACTTATCAAAAACTTTTGTTTATGAAAAATATATTGACCTTATTCCTACCGAAAAGTTTCAAGACTTTCCTGAACTTATTGCTGGGATTCAATACTCAAAAAAGAGTCCTAACCTTATAACTGTGGTGGTGGACATCAATAAAATAAGTGTCAAAGAGTCTCTTAAGAAACTTCTAGATATGTTTGATTTGGAAGATGTTGACGTTTACAACGCTGACCTTGAAACGGTTATTAGGCACATTTATGAGAAGGATGCGACTAGCCTCTAAAATTCTCAGAACATTGATAAAAGATCAGATGTATCATCCTGATCGTCTTATTGCTGATACTTTTGCCATAGTGGCTCGATGCGGAGTTCTTCTGGCTCTCTATTGGTATGTTTTTCAACTAAAGGGAGGTGAAGTAAATGGAGTAAGTTTTACTGTAGTGGCCTGGAGTATGTTTTTTTACTTTGCCTTTTCGGTTTTACGATTAAGGGATATTTCAAGGTTAATAATGGGAGATGTCCAATCTGGGAACGTGGAAGTTTTATTTAATAAGCCGATCTCATACTTAGCCTATAGAATGTGGTGGCAACTTGGAGCTGGTCTCTACCCTTTCCTCATTACCACTCTTCTCGGCGGGGCAGTGCTGGCTCTTGTTACAGGTACTCCTGACACTATGAGACTCTACATCTTTTTGCCCTCGCTCTTTCTAGCTTTCATTGGCGCGGCACTTCTTTCTCTCGTTCTCTACTCCATCATAGGACTACTCGCTTTTTGGATTGAAGAAATAAATCCTATTTTCTGGATAGTAGACAAGGCCGTAATGATATTAGGTGGATCATATCTGCCTGTGGCGTTATTCCCAGTTTTTATGTATAAATTAGCAATTTTTAGCCCTTTCGGAGCTTCACAATTCATTACCCACTCAGTTTATGACTCCTGGCAATCAAATTGGTATACGTTACTCGGAATCCAATTATTTTGGATAATCGTTCTTTCTCTAGTTGCTTACATAATGTTTGCTAAGGCGAGACAGAAGGTTTCAATAAATGGAGGTTAAGCCTATGTGGAAGGAACTAAAATTTGCTTTCTATACAATCAAAAAGAACATCCAAAGTAGTGCTGAGCTTCGCACGAGCTTTCTGATGAATATTATTGGGATGGCCATTAACAATACCTCCTTTATCATTTTATGGATTTTCTTTGTTCAGTCAGTAGGAGTGATCGGGGGATGGACTGCCGCTGATATAGTGGGACTCCAAGGCTTCCTCGCTATCTCTTATGGCATAGTTTTTTCCGTAGGAGTAGGCATAAGAAAACTTCCAGAATATGTAACTTCAGGAGCTTTTGATAGATTTATGCTTTCTCCTAAAAGCTTACTTACTCGAGTAGCTACGGCTTCATTTAGCCCATCTGGAATTGGGGACATTGTTTTTGGGGCTACTTGCCTGATAATCTATGGAATTTTAATTCACGCTACTGCTTTTCAGGTAGCCTTGATGCTCATCTTTGTTTTTCTCTCTGTGATCGTCTTTGGTGCTACCGCTATAGCGATCTACTCCCTTAGTTTTTTCTTTATGGATTCGACTGCCACAACAAACGGGATTTTCGAGTTATTTATGACACCTACTCTTTTTCACGGGGGAGCATTCCAAGGAGGAATGAGGTTTATATTCACTTTTATTATCCCCTCGCTTCTTATTGGAGCTCTGCCAGTAGAGGCAGTGAGAGATATTTCACTCCTCAAGCTCTTACTTGTGAGCGTATTAGCCATTCTTTGGCTGATTTTGGCTATTAAGATTTTTCACAAAGCTATCCGAAGATACGAAAGTTCGAATTTAATGACCTTTGGAAGCTAGCTGTTATAAGCCAATAGTGGGAACGCTTCTAGCTCGAACTTCAAATCTTGAGCGATCTGTTTCCAGTTCAGAGTTCTAAAGCTGTCCGCTAGGGGGAGCAGTTAAAAACAGGGCTAAGATGAGTCTTGTTTTTTGTTACCCTAAGCAGGGCTTGAACTGATATACTGGATGCAGTTAAAGAATCTTCTGTGGAACTATTTCTCACCTCAAGTGTTCATGCTGTGGCACATGACATTGCAAAAAAAGTAAATCTCTCCAAAGCCAACAAGTTGGTGTTTATTGATACTGCATCCGAACCAAAGGGAGAGCGAGAAGACTTGGAGTGGCAAAAAATTGATAGACAAGCACTGGCAGATGCTGGGTTTGTAGTCAGTGACTATACCATCACTGGAAAATCAAGAAGCCAAATAGAAACAGATTTGGACTTGTTTGACTGCATATATCTTTCTGGCGGAAATACGTCCTATCTTCTACAACAATCCCAGATAACAGGGTTTGATACTTTAATTAAAGAGCTCGTTCAAAAGAAGGGGAAAATATATATTGGCACGAGCGCAGGCTCAATCATCACGGGGCCAAAACTCCTCGACTACTTCAAGACTGAAGAGGTGAAACTGGAGAGCAAAAATTGCTATGGCCTTGTGAACTTTACCATCGTGCCACATTGGGGTTCTGAGGATTTTAAAGAGAAATACTTGGGTGAAAGAATGGAAATAGTTTATAAGGAAGACCAGGTGCCACCACTCTTACTCACAGATAATCAATATGCCCATGTGCAGGGTGGTCAGATGGAAATTGTTGATGTCAAATCAGGTACATAAACTAACCCTTGTCTTCCAAGGGCGATTCTAACGTCCTGAATCGGAACGGGGAGAAATCCCCATTCGAGCGGTGAAGCCTATCTCTATAGGCCGATCCGCTTTTTGTTTGTAAGTGAAAACCCATCAGCTTTCACAAGCGGGTAGGTCTTGGTTTCGTTTTCATTTATCTGGTTGGATCTGGAGGAGTGGTATCGGTCTGGTCTGGTCTGGTCTGGACGCACTGGGGAATATGCGGTAGGATACTGGGTCCATTTCGGGACTCTGTCGGGAAACCTCGGTAGCTTAAAATCTCATGGAAGGAGAGCTGAATGTTGGCAAGATTATATCCGGATCTTTCAGCACTGGATCCGCAGATTGTGCCTCTGGTTCGAGTGATTACAGCGATTGGTTTGCCACCAGTGTACGCTTGTGCCGGACACGCGGAGGAACGTCGGGGTATCATGCAGTATGCCTACCCGGTGGTCTTTCTGTCACTGGAAACGAATGATGAGAGACAAGAGAAGTGTTTCCAACGGCTCGTCGAGATGCTTGGGATTTTCAATAACAGCTGCCACAGCCAGTATGATGTGGCTTGGGTGTTGGATCGGGTGGAGAGCCAGCAGTTTGGCCATGTCCGGTCTCTCAGGCCAGCGAGTACCGGTCGTCAACTCAGGGAACTCCACCGCGGCATCGAACTCCTGGTGTACAACCTCGGGTTGATGAATGAGTGGTATACCCAGACTGGAGATGGAAGTTGATCCGTCTTAGCAGAAAATCTGCTCCGGCGGATTTTTTGTTTGCCGATGGAGTACAAAAAAAGCGGGTGACTCGAAGTCCTCTCCCGCCCTCTTGTTCATCGAATCTGACTACTTCTTCCCCGTGGTGCGCGTTGCCTTTTTGAGCGCATCCTCCTTGGCAGTCTTGGCGAGCTTGCTCATCGACTTCCAGTGTTTCTTCAAATCCTTGGCAATTTCTTCAATTTCCGCCTTACCGGCGCGCTTGCCCTTCGTGTATTCCTTGGCGACGGCATCGATGATTTCGTGATAGACGGGTTCTGTGATCTCGCGGGCGTGCTCGAGTTGTTCGACGACTTCACCCTTCATCTTGATGACCCAGGCGCGGGCATGCTTCTGATGGACTTTGCCTTTCGGTCCGAAGAAGAAGTAGGCGGTGGCGGCGATGCCAGCGAGGCTAGCGCCGATGACAGTGTACAGAGCGGCATTCGAAGATGGTTTCTTGGGCATATGATTGATAATGAGTAATTGTCTGCAGTGATGAGGGCGATTCTAATGACGAGAGCAGGAAACGATGGATCTCATTCGCGTTTTTTCTGTGCCATACAGAGAGGTATACGACTTATGGCTCTAGAATAGTCCTATTTCTCCCATTAAGCAAAGTGGCAGGTGCCGAAAGCGGGTCGAAGGGATAGAGAGTACTTGAACGATACTCAGGATGAAAAAGCTCGACATTGCCACGCTCGAGGCAGCAGCCCAGGGGAGCGGTTAGTAACGCTGGTCTTGGATGAAACTACCGAGGGAAAGGGACTCACCGAAGCCTCTTTTTTTGATTCCTTGACATACCCCCAGGGGGGTATTACGATAGAGAGGTAAATATTCTGTTGATAGTGCTATGACGCCAGAGAAAGAGAAGCTCGTCCGTCGGCTGAAGATCATCGAGGGCCAGGTGCGTGGCCTGCAGGAGATGCTCGTGAAGGATGCGTACTGCATCGATGTCATCACGCAGACTTCGGCCGTGAAGCAGGGTCTGACCGTCGTAGAGGACGCGCTCATGGAAAGCCATCTCGGCACCTGCGTCATCGCCCAGATCAAGGGTGGAAAGGAAGCAAAAGCGAGGGAGGAAATTCTCAAGGTCTATCGGCTGAAGAGAAAATAATTGAAATAATCTTTGAAAATATTCATATGCCATCCTCTCTCTCGCTTCCGTTCGCCATCGTACTCATGATTATTACAGGAATTCTTGGGATGGGAATTGGATATTCTCTGACCCCTGAGTATCGCCTTTCGATGTATGAAAAGAATACAATGAATCTCGGTCGAGCTGACCGGACACTCGATCTTCGCTATGTGAATGCGATGATCGCTCATCATCGGGGAGCGATGCTGGTCGCGGAGCAGGCTAAGAAAAGCGAGCGGGCCGAGGTGAAGAATCTTGCTGAGGTGATACTCAAAGACGAACCGAAAGCCATCGCAGAATTGTACGCCTGGAAAAAGGATTGGTATCAAGATGAACGAAAAGTTGTGGATCCGATTGTTCCAATTCTTGGAACGTACGATAAGTCTTTCGATTTGCGATTTCTCAATGCAGTCATAGTGCATCATGAGAACGGCATTGTGATGACCCAAGATGTTCGATTGAAATCGAACCGATCTGAGGTACTTGATAATGCTGATGCCGTGGAGGCTTTCCTGAAAGGTGGGATTGCGATGCTCAAGGAGTGGCGAAGCGCGTGGTATAGTCTGTAATTACCGGTATGAAAAAAACAATACTCTCCGTATCGGGAATGCACTGTGCCAGCTGTGCCGCCATCATCACGAAATCCCTCCAGAAGATTGAAGGCATTGCTGAAGTGCAGGTGAATTATGCCACCGAGACGGCAAGCATTTCATACGAGCAGCCGAGCCCGCCAGTTGAGGCCATGAATGAAGCCGTCACAAAGTATGGCTATAGCCTCAGTCGACGGGAAGCCATCCAGTCAGTTACGTCTACGGCCGAGCATGGGGAACATGTTCCGTCAGTAGGGGGCGGCCACGATCACTCCCTCAATGTAGCTGAGTTAGCTGGCCAGCGCGCTAAAACGGAATTCGTATTTCCGCTCGCACTTACTGTCTTCATCATCATGATGTGGGATATCGCAGCCAAGTCGTTTGCTACTGTTCCGAATCTGCCGCTCCCGATGGAAATTTTTAATGTCGTTTCGCTTGTTCTCGCCACGATCGTGATGTTCTGGATTGGCCAACCATTCATTGCTGGCGTTATCCGGTTTATCCGGTATCGTGTTGCCAATATGGATACACTCGTCGGCATCGGGACGCTCTCGGCGTATTTGTACAGCGCTATCGTCACGCTTTTGCCTGTGGTGCGTGAGCGGTTTCAACTGCCGGACTACACGTACTTCGATGTCGTTATTGTCGTCATCGGTTTCGTCACCCTTGGTAAATATCTCGAGGCCCGTTCGAAAGAGAAGACGGGCGAAGCTATCAAAAAACTGCTTAATCTCCAAGCGAAAACGGCACTCGTTTTGCGTGATGGCAAGGAGAAAGAGATTCCGGTAAATGAGGTGGTTGTTGGTGACACGGTTATCGTGAAGCCGGGAAGCAAGATCCCAGTCGATGGGAAAATCATCGAAGGCAAGACTTCGGTAGATGAGTCAATGATCACGGGAGAGTCGATGCCGACAGATAAGATCGTCGGTGATATGGTTATCGGTGCAACCATCAATAAGCAGGGAAATATTCAGCTCACCGCGACCAAGATTGGAACTGACACCATGCTTTCTCAGATTATCCACATGGTGGAGGAGGCCCAGGGTTCAAAAGCGCCAATTCAGGCTACCGCGGATAGAATATCGGGTATCTTTGTGCCGGTAGTTCTGGGTATCGCTCTGGCCGCTCTCCTCGCGTGGATTGTGATCGGTTCGTTTTTCATTGGCCAGACACTCGCCATTTCTTACGGACTACTCTCATTTGTCGGGGTGTTGGTGATTGCGTGCCCCTGCGCGCTTGGTCTCGCTACTCCCACAGCGATCATTGTCGGAGTCGGTAAAGGGGCGCAGTACGGCATCTTGGTGAAGGACGCGGAGAGTCTTGAGCTCCTCAGTCAGGTCGATACGGTAGTTTTTGACAAGACAGGCACTATTACCAAAGGTGAGCCCTCGGTGACAGATATTGTTGTCCTCGATAGTCACTATACGGAGCAGCAAATCGTCGTATTTGCCGGGAGCGTTGAAAAGAAATCAGAACATCCGCTCTCGGCGGCGATTGTTGCACGAGTCAAGGAAATGGGGTTGGATTTTGCGCCGACCGAGAACTTCCAGGCACTTGAGGGAGTGGGCGTCCAGGCACATGTTCTAGACGCACAAGTTTCTATTCACAAGCCGGAGAAGAATAACCAGGATTCAGGACTTCGAACCCTTCAATCCGAAGGGAAGACAGTCGTTGTCGTCGAGGTGGATGGCAAGGATGTAGCGTTCATCGCTCTTGCAGACACTCTAAAAGAGGAAGCAGTCACCGCTGTCGCTTTACTTCGAAAAAAAGGGATTCGGACCATTATGCTGAGCGGGGATAATCAGATCGTGGCTAATCAGATTGCTAAAGAAGCCGGGATCGATACGGTTATCGCTGAAGTCCTGCCCAATGAGAAGGCGGGAAAAATTCGCGAACTGCAGGTATCGGGGAATGTCGTTGCGATGGTGGGTGATGGGATTAATGATGCCCCGGCCCTGGTTCAAGCGAATGTAGGAATTGCCATGGCAACCGGAACGGATATCGCGATCGAGTCAGCGGGGGTGACGGTGCTCCATGGCGACTTGCACCGAGTTGTTCAGGCAATTGAGCTCTCGCGGGCGACGATTCGAACAGTGAAGCAAAATCTCTTCTGGGCGTTCGTCTATAATGTCATCGGTATTCCGGTAGCCGCGGGATTATTGTATCCGCTTTGGGGTATTATCTTGAACCCGGTGTTTGCCGGACTCGCGATGGCATTCTCTAGCGTATCGGTGGTTGGAAACTCACTCCGGTTAAAAACGAAAAAACTCTAATTGCACCTTATGAATACAACTTACACATTTCACATTTCGGGGATGCACTGTAATGCCTGCATCCTCTTGACGGAAAGCGAACTCCTCGAACATCCGTCGGTCTCCTCCGCACGATCGAGCTTGAAGACCCATTCGGTCGAAGTCACTGGTGACTTTGGAGCAGCCACCCCGGACGATATCGCACTGAAACTCTCGGCGCTGCTCGAAAAGCATGGCTATCACCTCTCGACCGAGAAAACTGTCGCCCCGAAAAACTGGGCCGATTTCCGATACGCTCTGCCGATCGCACTGGGATTCGTGGCGCTCTTCGTAGCGCTCCAGAAAATGGGCATCGTGAATCTCGTCGATACGGGTACGGTCTCTTATGGCACGACCTTTCTCGTAGGCGTCATCGCCTCGCTGTCGACCTGCATGGCGGTAGTCGGTGGCCTGGTACTGTCCATGTCGGCGACGTTCGCTAGAGAAGGGGACCGGGTGAAGCCGCAACTCCTGTTCCATAGTGGTCGACTCAGCACATTCTTCCTCCTTGGTGGTGTGATCGGGGCGCTGGGCGCGAACTTTTCTCTGAATACTACGGCGACGTTCGTCCTGAGTCTCATCGTCGGTCTCGTGATGCTTATCCTCGGCATCAATCTCCTCGGAGTGTTCCCGTGGGCGAAGCAGCTCCAGCCGACGATACCGAAGTTTTTGTCCAAACATGCCTATGGTGTTTCAAAGTTGAACCACACCCTCACGCCGCTCCTGATCGGTGTGGCCACGTTCTTCCTCCCATGCGGTTTCACTCAGTCGATGCAGCTCTATGCTCTGACGACCGGGAGCTTCATGAGCGGAGCGTTGACGATGTTCGCCTTTGCCCTCGGAACCTTACCCGTCCTTGCTCTCATCAGCTTCAGCTCTTTCAGTATTCAAGGAAGCGCCAAAGCGGGGATTTTCTTTAAGTCAGCTGGCCTCATTGTGATCTTGTTCGCTCTTATGAATATCACCAACAGTCTCGTCATCGCCGGACTCATTCCGCCCGTGTTTAACTTTTAGCTCGAGGACTATGAAAATCATCTTTGGTTTGATCGTCGCCACCGCTGTCATTTTCCTTGGGTATTTGCTCCTGCAGATGGGCGGGGCGACTCCTCAGGATCAGTCCGTCTCGGTGAGCAATGTCAGTATCGTCGATGGGCAACAGATCGTGGAAATATCAGCCAAGGCTGGGTATACTCCGCGCGTGAGTCAGGTGAAGGCTGGACTGCCGACGGTTCTGCGAGTGGATACCCAGGGCACGTTTGACTGCTCTTCTCAGATTCGTGTCCCGAGCCTGGATATCAGCCGTTCATTACCACCCTCGGGGGTCACGGATATCGCGCTCGGTACACTGGAGCCCGGGGTACTCCAGGGCACCTGCGGGATGGGTATGTATCCCTTCGAGCTCAATGTCAAGAACTGATTGTGCGAACCACTCTTTTCATTCGGAACCCCGCGAGCTATCAGGGAGGATTGTCCGCCGAGATTCAGTAATGATAAAACGAAACCCCCCGGAGAGAAGTCCAGGGGGTTTTGCTTATCCAATTGGATCGACTATGAGAGATGCTTGGAGACAAGCTTCGTCATCTCGAACATGTTCACCACGTCCTTGCCGCCGAAGACCGCCTTGAGGGCTTCGTCCGCATTGATATTGCGCTTGTTCTCCGGGTCTTGGAGATTCTTGCTCTTGATATAGACCCAGAGCTGCTTCACCACTTCGGAACGGGGCATGGGCCCGGCACCTACGACTGCTGCGAGTTCGGCACTAATCTTCATCGGCTTCATGAACGCGGAATTGCTCGTCGCCATAAAATCCACTATTTAGGGGTTACGGGACCCATTATACACCTTTTCCAGGAAAAGCGATGCCCAGGCCTGTCTGGGTGGCTGTGTGGTAGAGTAAAGTCACTACCCTTAGCATCAACTATTATGAGTGTCGAGGAACGGATTGTCATCAATGACATGGCGGGCGAGAGTCAGATGGACTATATCATCCAAGAGGCGGCCCGGCGGGGAACATCAGATATTCATATCGATCCCTTGCCGAATGAAGTGCTCGTCCGCTTCCGTATCGACGGTGTGCTCCAGGAGGCGAAGCGTTTCCCTCGGGAGCATCTCGATCATGTTATCAATCAGCTCAAGGTACTTTCGAATCTCGAAATTGGGGCCGTCCGTCTTCCTGAGGACGGACATTTCTCTGCCCGACTGACCGATGATCACACCGTGTCCAACCGGGTGCTCGATGTAAGAGTCTCGATCTTCCCGAGCGTGAACGGGGCAGCTGCCGTGCTTCGGCTTCTCAATCGTTCCGATATGCTCATCTCATTGGATGAAATATTCGTCGATCCCGAGCTCCGGGCCAAGGTACGAGAGATGACGCTTTCGAGCTATGGCATGGTACTCACGACCGGTCCAACGGGTTCGGGCAAGACCACCTCACTCTATGCGATGCTCATGGAGACAAACCGCCAGGAGCGCAATATCCTCACGCTCGAAGACCCGGTCGAGATGTATTTCGACGACATGCGTCAGAGTCAGATCCATCCGGAAATTGGCTTCTCGTTTTCCAAGGGAATGAAGAGTATCCTCCGTCAAGATCCAGACGTGATCATGATCGGCGAAATTCGGGATGCGGAAACTGCCGAGTATGCTGTCCAGGCATCGCTCACGGGCCGACTTGTCTATTCGACACTTCACGCGAACACCACGATCGGCGCGATTGCTCGGATGATCGATATGGACATCGAACGCGGACTCATCGCGTACGCCGTCCGGGGGATCATCACGCAGCGGCTCGTTCGCAAGATCTGCACGGCGTGTAGTGCGCCAGATCCCAATCCGCGGACCGAATTCCTCACCTTCCTCGGACTCGGTGGGATGGACATCGCATACCAGAGAGGTGCGGGCTGTGCGGCCTGCGACGGTACAGGGTATCATGGCCGCGCGGGTATCTTCGAGGTACTGACTTTTGATGACAACTTGCGGGCGATGATTGTCGACAAGGCATCGATGAGCGATCTCCAGGCATACGCAGTCCAGTCCGGGATGCGGACACTGCGTCAAAACGCGATCAATCTCGTCTCATCTGGCATCACGACGGTCGAAGAGATCGTGCGTGTTGTTTAGTAGTGAGACTCTACGTTTTTGGCGCGTGCTAAAATAGGGGAGTCATATGGCTCTCATCCGACGTCGCAGCAAGCTGAAATGGGTCGCCCGGCTTCACTTCTGGGTCATGTTTTTTTCGTTTTTTCTGTACCTCGGTCTTGGCTTTGCACTCGGACATGAATTTCTCTATCAGGATATTCGGAAGAA
This is a stretch of genomic DNA from Candidatus Moraniibacteriota bacterium. It encodes these proteins:
- a CDS encoding type II/IV secretion system protein, which produces MSVEERIVINDMAGESQMDYIIQEAARRGTSDIHIDPLPNEVLVRFRIDGVLQEAKRFPREHLDHVINQLKVLSNLEIGAVRLPEDGHFSARLTDDHTVSNRVLDVRVSIFPSVNGAAAVLRLLNRSDMLISLDEIFVDPELRAKVREMTLSSYGMVLTTGPTGSGKTTSLYAMLMETNRQERNILTLEDPVEMYFDDMRQSQIHPEIGFSFSKGMKSILRQDPDVIMIGEIRDAETAEYAVQASLTGRLVYSTLHANTTIGAIARMIDMDIERGLIAYAVRGIITQRLVRKICTACSAPDPNPRTEFLTFLGLGGMDIAYQRGAGCAACDGTGYHGRAGIFEVLTFDDNLRAMIVDKASMSDLQAYAVQSGMRTLRQNAINLVSSGITTVEEIVRVV
- a CDS encoding SWIB/MDM2 domain-containing protein → MATSNSAFMKPMKISAELAAVVGAGPMPRSEVVKQLWVYIKSKNLQDPENKRNINADEALKAVFGGKDVVNMFEMTKLVSKHLS